Proteins from a genomic interval of Arvicanthis niloticus isolate mArvNil1 chromosome 26, mArvNil1.pat.X, whole genome shotgun sequence:
- the Tmem202 gene encoding transmembrane protein 202 isoform X3 — translation MLAGLGLLFSSCRPAERMASSELDLKVFMLSFCSAVCLLLCLNLFLAQVEWYTKSAMESEFLWTYYLNWCSDVLFICVGIISLLNYITFQSHPPDESVSTDLQQKSKLGFGPVPITLPATAEMSRAEMQFLSGRRKKLQNVRNGKLASTRL, via the exons atgcttGCTGGCCTTGGCTTGCTCTTTAGCTCTTGCCGCCCTGCAGAAAGAATGGCATCCTCTGAGTTGGATCTGAAGGTGTTCATGCTCAGCTTCTGCTCAG CTGTCTGCTTGCTCCTCTGCCTCAACCTGTTTCTGGCCCAGGTTGAGTGGTACACAAAGAGTGCCATGGAGTCTGAATTCCTGTGGACTTATTATCTTAATTGGTGCAGTGACGTCTTATTTATCTGTGTCG GGATCATCTCTTTGCTCAACTACATAACTTTCCAATCTCATCCTCCTGATGAGAGTGTCAGCACAGATCTACAGCAGAAGTCCAAGCTGGGCTTTGGACCTGTGCCAATAACACTGCCTGCTACAGCTGAAATGTCACGTGCTGAGATGCAGTTTTTAAGTGGGAGACGGAAAAAACTACAGAATGTGAGAAATGGAAAACTAGCCTCCACAAGACTGTGA
- the Tmem202 gene encoding transmembrane protein 202 isoform X1, which yields MERKEQTMTFYSPKVATIKGDRKYQRPTLPTNTQSMSDQKRQQCVNEAYTYIRMLCGSLSAFSLLLLICTSPLNWVQFLVTNNGLELKAGLWTLCNHELCWSHVPKPPYYLQYSRALFIISGLCMLAGLGLLFSSCRPAERMASSELDLKVFMLSFCSAVCLLLCLNLFLAQVEWYTKSAMESEFLWTYYLNWCSDVLFICVGIISLLNYITFQSHPPDESVSTDLQQKSKLGFGPVPITLPATAEMSRAEMQFLSGRRKKLQNVRNGKLASTRL from the exons ATGGAAAGGAAGGAACAGACCATGACCTTTTACAGTCCCAAGGTCGCCACAATAAAGGGGGACCGGAAATACCAACGG CCTACCCTTCCTACCAACACACAGTCGATGTCAGACCAGAAGCGTCAGCAGTGTGTGAATGAGGCTTACACCTACATCCGGATGCTCTGTGGCAGCCTCTCTGCCTTTAGTCTCTTGCTGCTGATCTGCACGTCCCCACTGAACTGGGTGCAGTTCCTGGTGACCaacaatggccttgaactcaaagcagGACTCTGGACCTTATGCAACCATGAGCTATGCTGGAGCCACGTACCCAAGCCACCCT ATTATCTCCAGTATTCTAGGGCCTTGTTCatcatctctggcctctgcatgcttGCTGGCCTTGGCTTGCTCTTTAGCTCTTGCCGCCCTGCAGAAAGAATGGCATCCTCTGAGTTGGATCTGAAGGTGTTCATGCTCAGCTTCTGCTCAG CTGTCTGCTTGCTCCTCTGCCTCAACCTGTTTCTGGCCCAGGTTGAGTGGTACACAAAGAGTGCCATGGAGTCTGAATTCCTGTGGACTTATTATCTTAATTGGTGCAGTGACGTCTTATTTATCTGTGTCG GGATCATCTCTTTGCTCAACTACATAACTTTCCAATCTCATCCTCCTGATGAGAGTGTCAGCACAGATCTACAGCAGAAGTCCAAGCTGGGCTTTGGACCTGTGCCAATAACACTGCCTGCTACAGCTGAAATGTCACGTGCTGAGATGCAGTTTTTAAGTGGGAGACGGAAAAAACTACAGAATGTGAGAAATGGAAAACTAGCCTCCACAAGACTGTGA